In the genome of Desulfovibrio desulfuricans, one region contains:
- the rpoC gene encoding DNA-directed RNA polymerase subunit beta', with the protein MSLDDLFTARGASTTNVTNIRNLKAIQISIASPEAIREWSYGEVKKPETINYRTFKPERDGLFCAKIFGPVKDYECNCGKYKRMKHRGIVCEKCGVEVIASKVRRERMGHIELAAPVAHIWFLKTLPSKIGTLLDMTMADLEKVLYFDSYIVLDPGQTNLQKRQVISEDQYLQILDHYGTDEVLTVGMGAEAVRSLLEELDLEKLRTELREEGESTKSQTKKKKITKRLKIVEAFLESDNKPEWMIMEVIPVIPPELRPLVPLDGGRFATSDLNDLYRRVINRNNRLKRLMELGAPEIIIRNEKRMLQEAVDALFDNGRRGRAIAGTNGRPLKSLSDMIKGKQGRFRQNLLGKRVDYSGRSVITVGPYLKLHQCGLPKKMALELFKPFIYAELEKRGHASTIKSAKKMVEREELVVWDILSEVVREYPILLNRAPTLHRLGIQAFEPLLVEGKAIRLHPLVCSAYNADFDGDQMAVHIPLSVEAQIECRVLMMSTNNILSPANGGPVIVPSQDIVLGLYYMTVERSFEQGEGMSFCAPWEVEAAYDGGQVSLHARIKVRMPDGAIYNTTPGRVLVSDILPEKLGFDHVNCVLTKKNIARLVGAAYRQCGIKATVILCDRLKDMGYEFATRAGVTIGVKDLTIPESKKHILAASQAEVDDIEHQYRDGIITRTEKYNKVVDVWTKATQDVSAEMIKDISYDVLTDPKTGKQEKNQSFNPIFMMSNSGARGNQDQMRQLAGMRGLMAKPSGEIIETPITSSFREGLSVLQYFTSTHGARKGLADTALKTANSGYLTRRLVDVVQDVIVCEHDCGTVDGIELTHLKDGGDIKTPLSERVIGRVLLYPVFDPDDPNTVLLPENTLIEEKEAQLISDKGISSVTVRSPLTCQAERGICALCYGRDLARGHLVNTGETVGIIAAQSIGEPGTQLTMRTFHIGGTASSTIEKNKFEAQNAGRVILNRVRAVTNRDGVELVLGKSGQLTIVDAQGREREKYILPNGARLLVHDGQEVAKGYVLAEWDPFNEPFVCEEEGIIRFTDIVDGKTVQEKVDDITRQASLTIMEYRTTNFRPSISICDEHGSVKKRSHGGTAAVYTLPVGSIIMIKDGADIQAGDIIARKPRETSKTKDIVGGLPRVAELFEVRKPKDMAVVSEIAGTVTYAGESKGKRKLVVTPEIGEAKEYLVPKGKHITAADGDFVEAGDPLTEGYPELHDILRTRGEKFLARYLVDEIQEVYRFQGVGIDDKHIEVIVRQMLKKVTVLDCGGTSFLVGEQVDKAEFKAENQKVIAEGRVPATAEPLVLGITQASLTTSSFISAASFQETTKVLTEASLKGKMDYLRGLKENVIVGRLIPAGTGYREYVNGDIVVPDQKERPDKFLEDLEENPVLVDLNN; encoded by the coding sequence ATGAGCCTGGACGATCTTTTCACCGCACGCGGCGCGTCGACGACCAACGTGACGAACATCCGCAACCTGAAAGCCATCCAGATTTCCATCGCATCGCCCGAAGCCATTCGCGAATGGTCGTACGGTGAGGTGAAAAAGCCGGAAACCATCAACTATCGCACCTTCAAGCCGGAGCGCGACGGCCTTTTCTGCGCCAAGATCTTCGGCCCCGTGAAGGACTATGAATGCAACTGCGGCAAGTACAAGCGCATGAAGCACCGCGGCATTGTCTGCGAAAAGTGCGGCGTTGAAGTTATTGCCTCCAAGGTGCGCCGCGAGCGCATGGGCCATATCGAACTGGCCGCGCCGGTTGCGCATATCTGGTTTTTGAAGACCCTGCCCTCCAAGATCGGCACCCTGCTCGACATGACCATGGCCGATCTGGAAAAGGTGCTCTACTTCGACTCGTACATCGTGCTCGATCCCGGTCAGACCAACCTGCAGAAGCGTCAGGTCATCTCTGAAGACCAGTACCTGCAGATTCTTGACCACTACGGCACTGACGAGGTGCTGACCGTGGGCATGGGCGCCGAAGCCGTGCGCAGCCTGCTGGAAGAGCTGGATCTGGAAAAGCTGCGCACCGAGCTGCGCGAAGAAGGCGAATCCACCAAGAGCCAGACCAAGAAGAAAAAGATCACCAAGCGCCTCAAGATTGTTGAAGCGTTTTTGGAGTCGGACAACAAGCCCGAATGGATGATCATGGAAGTCATTCCCGTCATCCCGCCGGAACTGCGTCCTCTTGTGCCTCTTGACGGCGGCCGCTTTGCCACCTCTGACCTCAACGACCTTTACCGTCGTGTGATCAACCGCAACAACCGTCTCAAACGGCTGATGGAGCTGGGCGCGCCCGAAATCATCATCCGCAACGAAAAGCGCATGCTGCAGGAAGCTGTGGACGCGCTGTTCGACAACGGTCGCCGCGGCCGCGCCATCGCCGGTACCAACGGCCGCCCGCTCAAGTCGCTCTCCGACATGATCAAGGGCAAGCAGGGCCGCTTCCGTCAGAACCTGCTCGGCAAGCGCGTCGACTACTCCGGCCGTTCAGTTATTACCGTTGGTCCTTACCTCAAGCTGCACCAGTGCGGTTTGCCCAAAAAGATGGCGCTTGAGCTCTTCAAGCCCTTCATCTATGCCGAGCTTGAAAAAAGAGGCCACGCCTCCACTATCAAGAGCGCCAAAAAGATGGTGGAACGTGAAGAGCTGGTGGTGTGGGATATTCTGTCGGAAGTGGTGCGCGAGTACCCCATCCTGCTCAACCGCGCCCCTACCCTGCACCGTCTGGGCATCCAGGCTTTTGAACCACTGCTGGTCGAAGGCAAGGCCATCCGTCTGCACCCGCTCGTCTGCTCGGCCTACAACGCCGACTTCGACGGCGACCAGATGGCCGTGCACATTCCGCTTTCGGTTGAAGCGCAGATCGAATGCCGCGTGCTCATGATGAGCACCAACAACATTCTCTCGCCCGCCAACGGAGGTCCTGTCATTGTGCCCTCGCAGGACATCGTGCTTGGTCTGTATTACATGACCGTCGAGCGCAGCTTTGAACAGGGCGAAGGCATGAGCTTTTGCGCCCCGTGGGAAGTGGAAGCGGCCTACGACGGCGGGCAGGTATCGCTGCACGCCCGCATCAAGGTGCGCATGCCCGACGGCGCCATATACAACACCACGCCCGGCCGCGTGCTGGTCAGCGACATCCTGCCCGAAAAGCTCGGCTTTGATCATGTCAACTGCGTGCTGACCAAGAAGAACATCGCCCGTCTCGTGGGCGCTGCCTACCGCCAATGCGGCATCAAGGCCACGGTCATTCTGTGCGACCGCCTCAAGGACATGGGTTACGAATTCGCCACCAGGGCGGGCGTGACCATCGGCGTGAAGGACCTCACCATTCCTGAAAGCAAAAAGCACATTCTGGCTGCCTCGCAGGCGGAAGTGGACGACATCGAACATCAGTACCGCGACGGTATCATCACCCGTACTGAAAAGTACAACAAGGTGGTCGACGTGTGGACCAAGGCCACGCAGGACGTCTCGGCCGAGATGATCAAGGATATATCGTACGACGTGCTTACCGACCCCAAAACCGGCAAGCAGGAGAAAAACCAGAGCTTCAACCCGATCTTCATGATGTCCAATTCGGGCGCTCGTGGTAACCAGGACCAGATGCGTCAGCTGGCCGGCATGCGCGGCCTGATGGCCAAGCCTTCCGGTGAAATCATTGAAACGCCTATCACCTCTTCGTTCCGCGAAGGGCTCTCGGTGTTGCAGTACTTCACCTCCACCCACGGCGCTCGTAAGGGTCTGGCCGATACAGCCCTTAAAACGGCAAACTCCGGTTACCTTACCCGCCGCCTCGTCGACGTCGTGCAGGACGTTATTGTCTGCGAACACGACTGCGGCACTGTGGACGGCATCGAGCTGACCCACCTCAAGGACGGCGGCGACATCAAGACCCCGCTGTCCGAACGCGTGATTGGCCGCGTGCTGCTGTACCCCGTGTTTGATCCCGATGATCCAAACACCGTGCTGCTGCCCGAAAACACGCTTATCGAAGAAAAAGAGGCCCAGCTTATCAGCGACAAGGGCATCTCTTCGGTCACCGTGCGCTCGCCCCTTACCTGCCAGGCCGAACGCGGCATCTGCGCCCTGTGCTACGGGCGCGACCTTGCCCGCGGGCACCTGGTCAACACGGGCGAAACCGTGGGCATCATCGCCGCCCAGTCCATCGGTGAACCTGGCACGCAGCTTACCATGCGTACCTTCCACATCGGTGGTACAGCGTCGAGCACCATTGAAAAGAACAAGTTCGAAGCCCAGAACGCGGGCCGGGTCATCCTCAACCGCGTGCGCGCCGTCACCAACCGCGACGGCGTGGAACTGGTGCTCGGCAAGAGCGGCCAGCTCACCATTGTGGACGCACAGGGCCGCGAACGCGAAAAATACATTCTGCCCAACGGCGCGCGTCTGCTTGTCCATGACGGGCAGGAAGTGGCCAAGGGCTATGTGCTGGCCGAATGGGATCCGTTCAACGAACCCTTTGTCTGCGAAGAAGAAGGCATCATCCGTTTTACGGACATCGTCGACGGCAAGACCGTGCAGGAAAAGGTGGACGATATTACCCGTCAGGCATCCCTGACCATTATGGAATACCGCACCACCAACTTCCGTCCGTCCATCTCCATCTGCGATGAGCATGGCAGCGTCAAAAAACGCAGCCACGGCGGCACGGCGGCGGTCTATACCCTGCCTGTCGGCTCCATCATCATGATCAAGGACGGCGCGGACATTCAGGCAGGCGACATCATCGCCCGCAAGCCCCGCGAAACGTCAAAGACCAAGGATATCGTGGGTGGTCTTCCGCGCGTGGCCGAGCTCTTTGAAGTGCGCAAGCCCAAGGACATGGCCGTGGTTTCTGAAATCGCGGGCACTGTCACCTACGCCGGCGAATCAAAGGGCAAGCGCAAGCTTGTGGTTACGCCTGAAATCGGCGAGGCCAAAGAATACCTCGTGCCCAAGGGCAAGCACATCACCGCTGCCGACGGCGACTTTGTGGAGGCGGGCGATCCGCTGACGGAAGGTTACCCCGAACTGCACGACATCCTGCGCACCAGGGGCGAGAAGTTCCTGGCCCGTTACCTCGTGGACGAAATCCAGGAAGTGTACCGCTTCCAGGGCGTGGGTATCGACGACAAGCATATTGAAGTCATCGTGCGCCAGATGCTCAAAAAGGTTACGGTTCTCGATTGCGGCGGCACCAGCTTCCTCGTAGGCGAGCAGGTGGACAAGGCGGAATTCAAGGCCGAAAACCAGAAGGTCATAGCCGAGGGCCGCGTTCCCGCCACTGCGGAACCGCTGGTGCTTGGTATCACCCAGGCTTCTTTGACGACATCCTCGTTCATCTCGGCGGCATCCTTCCAGGAAACCACCAAGGTGCTCACCGAGGCCTCGCTCAAGGGCAAGATGGACTACCTGCGCGGCCTCAAAGAAAACGTCATCGTGGGCCGTCTTATCCCTGCCGGTACGGGCTACCGCGAATACGTCAACGGCGACATCGTGGTTCCCGACCAGAAGGAACGCCCGGACAAATTCCTTGAAGACCTTGAGGAAAACCCCGTCCTGGTTGACCTGAACAACTAA